ttaaggaattctagccactttctttgcctcatattaagctctttctgatcgaagagatacttcaggctcttatgaacactaaacacctcgaacctcgaaccatacaaataatgtcgccacaacttcaaaacaaaaaccacaactgccaactctagGTCGTGAgccggatagtttctctcatgcactttgagttgtctcgatgcataagcgaccacttgttgattctgcattaatacaccacctaaacccatcagtgatgcgtcacaatataCAATAAATGATTCTGTCGgtttcggcaaaatcaagataggagcactagtcagcctCTTCTTCAACTTTTAGAATCCTTCTTCATATTTcgaatcccaaataaaagcttgaacCTTCCTGGACAATTTGGTTAACggaaatgctaactttgaaaatccttctataaacttcatgtagtaacctgcaagaccaagaaaacgaCGAATTTCCGACACTGATTTCGCTTCCCACTGATATACCGCTTCTATATTTGTAgggtcaacagcaataccattcttagaaatcacgtgtccaagaaaactaacttcatccaaccaaaactcacactttgataatttggcaaaaagttgcttttctttcaacagctctaacacaaTTCCGAGGTGTTCCGCATGCAAATCACATCGCAATCcttaaaaaaatcaagttttcacGTGGGAGAGAGTAAAATTTTCGAGAAAAAATTGTAGTGACGTTTAAAAACACGTCGCTAccaaaaagtttaaaataaaaaaatcaatactTCACGTGGAAAGAAGTTTTAACTTTTTGAAATATGTATAGTGGCGTTGAAAAAATGTCGCTACCTAGAATTTAAAATTTTGGTGAAAAAAATTGactaataatttaattggaaCAGTCACATTTATAGTACAAAGTGATACACAtccatttttataaaatattccctatgtcccaaattataatagaaattctctttttagattcattgaataattaatgtatctcgtctatatatagaccagatatattaattattcaatgaatctaaaaagggaatttctcttataatttggatCGGAGGTAAATTTGTATGGTGCAGATCTAAGGGCTGAGTAGTAATATTAATTGCTAATTACGTATGCATGTTTTTGTACCGATTTTGTGCGTTTTTATCCAATCTATTGTAGACAATTTTTTTACAAATACCCTTAAATATGAGTCTAAATGCCTTCCTATAAATTATTtcgtattaaataaaatatttttttaaggaaGGTTAActgtaatttttaaaatttttgaaacaTTATGGTGTATGTTTGTTAcaaaattttaactattttttattttggtaatttttttaatttatgtaaaTTAATAAAATACTTTAAAAGAGAAGAGATAATATGCGTATTAGTAGGGTATATTGGAATTGTAGTAGGGTATATTGGAgactattatttatatatatgttggtcaattaaaatagataaatatataatataatcatatatatatatatatatatatatatatatatatatatatatatatattaaaatactaattattataatataataattaaataatatttaaataaaaaatattactatAATTAGGCAATATGTCTAAATCATTATAGGgtttgtttggtaaaaataacggttgactgataaggtagttgatagcttatagcttatgactgatggctgatgactgatgacttataacttatagcggatggttgagactgatagctcataagctcattgaagtgtttgataaaattagtggttcaattaacttataaatgtaaaatgacataaaagatatttaatatataattattttattttaaattaaaataaattataagggttaaaaatggattttaattgaaataataaagataaaaaaggaagaaaaagtaataagttataagacataagctaaaacgctatttgaaataagctataagctcgtgacgTAAAGACCGTTACAAAacgagtctaaattatcatatgagcttacagggccgtctttgagggcgtgcaaagcGGGCTATCGCACATGGCCTCAAAATTTCCAAGGTTAAACTACAAATAAACAgggcctcataaaatatttgGTAGGTTAAATTATGAGTGTATAGGGAGTCTATTAGATTTTTATGATTAAATAGTGGCTATTgtacacagggcctccaaaaacttgagacggccttgtgagcttataagacataagctataagctcgaaaacatgttTTACCAAACAGAACCATATTATAGTTATTTTTGCGCATATCCGAATGTTATTtatctttaaatttaaatttataatctcGTCCACCTCATATATCAATGATAAGACCACTATGACTGTCGTTACTTACGTATAATAAGACGAAACCCAACCACCACCACCACATTCATTACTTGATGACATAGATCAATATGAATGAATGCTATGTATATTTCATGTAATGTGATTTGTGAATCATGAAAGCTTTTATCTAGTCCAACTGAAGTCTTTATTAAGATCAAACTGAAGTTTACTTTCCTACATGATATAGAAATAACTATAGCAATAATAATCttgtaaattttatttctacaaaaaaaaagttaaataaataaatttatatttaatgttaaaaaacaaattaaatagcTCAATGGTTAGAGTTTAATTTACAAGTTAGAAAATTGGAATATTGCTAGAACGGTGGTAGAATTGGTTTAAATGTTATAATCAAAAATATAATTAGCTGTCACCTGCTCTCCTGCGACATAATTAGTCACGTCgcaaaaatcaattttttgacGTGATTTTGCTTGTTGTGGCGTGTGttaaatttttatttcaattgttaAAGTTTAAATTTTGTTTGGAAGATACttctaaattataattaatattattttatttttaattatttctcttttttcaaataagtaaataattacattttgaccatatttaataaatattatattttataatatttataccCTTAAAAAAGGTGTATACAATTTAGTGTTCTATAAATTAAGATCAATATAAGCCTTGTAGAAACCATTTCACTATGGCATATCAAAGCTCAATCACCTTAAATTTTTCAATATTATTGATCGCTATCCTAGTAGTTGAGGCTATCGGTTTCTCTATAAATCCTAAAGTAACTGTTATAATTCAGAATGATATCGATCCACATCCAACCCCCTTAAATCTCATTGTCCATTGCAAATCTAAAGATGATGATCTTGGATTTCACACACTTGCATTTGGAGGAACTTACTCGTTTCAATTTAGACCAATATTGTTTCCAAGTTGGGATTTCACGTTATTCTTTTGTAGTTTTACATGGAAAGGAAGCCCTTATCTTCACTATCTTGACATTTATGATGAATCCAGGGATAACTGCAAAACTTGTGgttggaaaataaataaaaatggtgGTTGTAAGCTTTATAAAGGATCATATAAGGGTTGTCAAGAATGGAAAAGCGTTCAACTAATAAATGGGAATAGTACTTCTAAggtgtaattttttattttttaagtaatGAAATAATACaagtataatatttttatttaaggttTTTTATTGAGATGTCGCGGATATAAACACGCGCTCATGCAAATAAATTATGATAAAGATACTTTTCTACCAATTATATCAAAGATACTTAAACTTTAAATATGAGAATtaaaacattcaaacaaaattgttattgaatattttattatgaTATTTCGTTTTCTATTATCTTATATAGAATTATGACTTTTATATTTTACAATTGTTTATAAGGTGATTTATAATTTGTTCTTTGAAATTACAATATTAAGATTTTCTCTTTAAAATAACACCTCTTATACTAAAAAGAGACATTGCTTTGTGCAAAATGCGTCGCAActctttaaaataattattaaaaaaaaatttactttcacgtgggggagaataaaattttcaaaaaaattgtagTGACGTTAAAACAACGTCGCTACCAAAAAGTTTAAAGTAATATCTATATgaataaaggaaaaataaattatgttaaaAAGATTTTTCTACCTATTATATCAAAAAGtcttgaaactttaaatatgagaATTAAAACATTCAATACAAATTTTTAACATAATtgttattgaatattttattgtaatttttgttttctattgAATTTTATCTTATATAGAATTATCACTTATATTTTACAAAATGTTTATAAGgtgatttataattttttttctttaaaattaactctctctctctctctctctctctctctctctctctctctctctctctctctctctctctctctctctctctctctctctctctctctctctctctctctctctctctctctctctctctctctcagatATCACCTCCTAATCTAGGGATGGCAATGTATAGAATTTGGACAGAAAATTATAGTACTCATTTTTGTATTTgcattttggaaaaatatttgtaTCCGAACTCATACCATGTGATCAAGGGCTTGTACCCGTATATATACCCTACACTACAAGAAAACAATGCAAATCACGTCGCAATCCTGAAAGAGACCTGATACCTAAGCCCCCTAAAATTTCCGGTTGACAAACTTTTTTCCATGCAACTGTGACCATTTTCCTTTTATTAATATTACCACTCCATATGAAATTATGACAAGCTCCTTCAATATTCTTGAGAAGAGAGATAGGCCAAGACTAAAGTCCCATGGAGTGAGAGAGTTTCAGCTAGATGACAACCTGCACAAGTGTATCTCTTCCTGCAATAGACAATAATGAGCCTTTCCAAGCATATAACTTGGAAAGTAATTTGTCGGCACACGATTGAAGATGTTAAGCTTTGACTTTTCCTTTAAAGATAGGAGCCCCCAAATAATTAAAAGGAAGATAGCCTTTTCTAAAAACAGTTAAATTGAGCAACTCGAGAAACCTGTTGTTGCTAATATTACCACCATACAAAGAAGATTTGACAGTGCTGGAAACTTGTCCGGAAGACAAAACATATTGAGAAAAGAAAGATGAGAGGGATCTTATATTGGATTTAATTCCTTTGCAGAAGATGAGAATGTCATCGGCATAAATAATGTGAGTAGGGAAGGGTTAATTGTTGGTACCTTTCATAGGATGGAGTTTACGAATATTCCCCAAATTAGAAATACCTCTACTCATGACTTCCTCAACTAAGCAGAAAAGAAGAGGAGATAACGGTATCCCTACCTGACCCCTCTAGCACACTTGAAATAACCATGCACAAATCCATTAGCCATGACTGACATATGAGTCGAGTCCAGAATGGTATGAATCAAGGAGGAGAATTTCTAAGAAAAACCAAAGCTCTTAAGGAATTGCAGCAAAATATTACTATCAAGAGTATCGAAGGCCTTATTCACATCAACTTTGATAGCAATATTCTCACCAAACTTATTTTATCGAGAAGGTTAAATGCATCCAAAGCCAAACAAATACAATCTTTAATATTCCTATCCCTTATGAAACCTTTTTGAATTTAAGATGCAGAATGAAGGAGGAAAGTATAAACCTTTTTGTTCCTTTGAAATAAGATGCAGAATGAAGGAGGAAAGTATATCTGCCATGATCTTTgttataattttgaatttaaagttAGATAGAGCAATCGGTCTAAACTTGTCCAAGAAATTAACGTTATTGGTCTTGGGAATAAGGATGATAATGCTAACACTAAAATTGGGCAGAATCCATCCTTGGTTGAAAAATTGAATCCCAACATTTGGCACACCAAATTAGACAATGTTCCAATAAGTTTGATAGAAAAAACCACCAAAGTCGTTGAGGCTGGAGATTTATCCATGCTAAGGTTGAGAATAACACTTTTTATTTCCTCCAAGTAGGGGTGAGAATAGGCCAGACTAaataacaggggcctacggcctagCTTACACAGGTTCAGGTACGGCCAGACTTTTTttcaaatagaaaaggcctaggctttttgaaaagcctatttagctaaaaaagCTAGGCCACATGCCatataaaaagccttttaagtcTAGTAGGCTGACCTATTTTAATAAAGAGATTAGAAAATTCCTTTGAGGGTCAAAAATGATATCAAGAATGATATCATCTACGTCTTCAGGTGAGTGATGTTACATTTAGAACTCTTTATCTCGgacattttatggaaaaaaaaggtGTTACGGTCTCCCTCATGATGCCAGAAAATTTTAGCTTTCTCTTTCCAATAAACTTCTTCAATATATATTTCATGAcacttttttaacatttcttgTATTCAACATGTTTCTTTAAACAAATAAATCCCTAAGTTACTTGGTCTTTTCTCATATTTATTGATAGAGGATAAATTGACAAATTagtcaaaaataaaatatgttggAAAGGTAATGTTATTTAAATATTTCAGAAGTTAAATGGAGAtccattgacagtgtaaaacaattttacagtttaaaaaaatttacaatgTTATCCAATAGAAATATATCACTCTGCCATATCatataagtaatttaaattttgttGTCTGACTTTATAAAATACATGGTCGTCATTAGTTGACAGTGTCAATTTTGCATCATTCAATTTCTCTATTTTGGTTCCATGAGTTGTAATATgttagtaaaaattaaattattattttaattgctaaAGTTTAAATTTAGTTTGCAAGATACTTCtaaataataagtaatattattttatttttcattatttcttatttttttcaaataaataaataattacatttgACCATATttaataaatactattttttataatatttattcccTAAAATAGgtgtataaaaaattattagtcttttcaaaactaaaaaagaAGTAGGTTTAACAATTTAGTGTTCTATAAATTAACATCAATACAAGCCTTGTAGGTACCATTTCACTATGGCATATCAAAGCTCAATCACCTTAAATTTTTCAATATTATTGATCACTATGCTAGTAGTTGAGGCTACTGATTTCTTTATAAATCCTAAAGTAACTGTTATAATTCAGAATGATATTGATCCACACCCAATCCCCTTAGATCTCACTGTCCATTGCAAATCTAAAGATGATGATCTTGGATTTCACACACTCGCATTTGCAGGAACTTACTCGTTTCGATTTAGACCATTAGTGTTTCCAAGTTGGGCTTTCACTATATTCTTTTGTAGTTTTACATGGAAAGGAAGCCCTTATCTTCACTATCTTGACATTTACGATGAAGCCATGGATAACTGCAAAATTTGTGgttggaaaataaataaaaatggtgGTTGTAGGCTTTATAAAGGATCGTATAAGGATTGTCAAGAATGGAAAAGCGTTCAACTAATGGATGGGAATAGTACTTCTAAGATGTAATTCTTGGTTTTTTAAGTAATGAAATGATACAAGTATAATATTTTTATCTAaggttttttattaaataattcacTTCATTAACGATGAATAAATAAATGAGATCTCGTGGATTTGAACATGCGCTCATGCATTTAATATCTATATGAATGAATTATGTTAAAAAGACTTTTCTACTGATTGTATCAAAGAGACTTAAACTTTAAATATGAGAATTATAACATTCAATACAATGCTTTAAAACATAATTGTTATAGagtattttattgtaatttttttttctattgaaATTTATCTTATATAGAATTATCACTTATATTTCACAATTGTTTATAAGgtgatttataattttttttctttgaaataaactCTCTCTAAGATAACACCTCCCAACCTAGGGATGACAATGTATAGAATTTGGACAGAAAATTATACTTCTcatttttatatttgtattttgaaaaaataattgtatttgaACTCATACCATATGACCAAAGGCTTGTACCTATATATATCCTACACTACAAGAAAACGTTAATCAATGCATGCGATATATCCACATGAATATCGGGACGGTAAAAAGGGACGTTGCCACATGTAAATCACGTCGTAaatcttaaaaaagaaaaattcaagTTTTCACGTGGGGTTGAGTAGAATTTTCGAAAAAATTTGTAGTGACATTTAAAAACACGTTGCTGTCGAAaagtttaaaattatatatatatatatatatatatatatatatatatatatatatatatatatatatatatatatatatatatatatatatatatatatatatcctacaCTACAAGAAAACGTTTACCAACCATGCGATATATCCACATGAATACCGGGACGGTAAAAAGGGACGTTGCCACATGTAAATCACGTCGTAaatcttaaaaaagaaaaattcaagTTTTCACGTGGGGTTGAGTAGAATTTTCGAAAAAAAATTGTAGTGACATTTAAAAACACCTTGCCATCCAAAAGTTTAAAATTACAGTAGAAACTCTTTATATTAATACTCAGTAAATTAATAAActctctaaaataataaatttgtcctGTCCCGACTTGGGccaatgtaaaaaattgaaaaactcgatAAAATATTAAGATAATAATTTTTCAGGAGATTCCTTTATAATTTTCGGTCCtaagaaaatcataaattaataattcatagaaacaggaaaaaatatattacactatattgaaatatgattcaATAGTTGTTTCCTTTAAGAATATATTGAACATGTTTGTTCCTCTTGTTTACATTTATTATACTTCAAAAGTCATTATTGATTTTCAATACATATGAACACAATAGTTACTAATTTACGTTGAGTCCCAAGATTCGCTGCAACGTAATTTTAAGAGGCCTTTTTGTTTGATATGTAcagtataattatttaaaaaaaaattaatttttgaagtGGGAAGAagttttaactttttaaaatatgtatAGTGACGTTTATTTTGTGAAAAAGATTGactaataatttaattggaaCTGACACATTTATAGTACAAAGTGATAAAATTCATTTCTattgttataaaactaactaaaataatagagatcaaagagagataaagaagaaagagagcaatattatcttatcttatttcaagtgtgctttacattgtaatatgagtctctatttataggactcaagggagatagaaaatcacacatattaaacacatattaagtatggaataggaagatgaagaactaggagatggatggacatccactaacataaatattcataacactcccccttggatgtccattgaggatatgcctcgttaaaaccttactagaaaaaacccagtgggaataattctagtgaaggaaaaagagtacaatatcctttaaatgtgaattgcctcgttaaaaaccttaccaggaaaacccaatgggacaaaaccatggtgaaggaaaaaagagtgcaaaacatatgtatttctccccctcatgcagacatttacatgtgagacgatattctttgtagtcgttgcttaaaatgtcttcttcgaagtgacttcatgtagtggtaatagttatgcaggattttatgaagttattgccatgatttgtttcatagatctccatgaaatggttgtaccatcacatgtaaataaataacctctttctgatctaccattgtgagaatcagacaagtaacctgcatctctaagataatgaagtatatggttgaccgctttccaatttctttgtgtagatgaataattctatcttacttatagattgaccgcaaatgatatatcatgatgtgtatatttagcaaggtgcattagtactccaattgcactaagatatagtacttcaggaccaagcaatttttatccttttctcgaggcctaaaaagatctttctccatatataatgatctaacaaccatattggagtaggcaacatgtgacatttgttcatatagaatcatttcaacacttttctatatagccttcttgatgtacaaatattcttttgtccacatgctcaatttgcaaacctagacatattttgtcttttctaggtcattcatctcaaactctttatttaagcaatttatagcttttggaagctcttcaggagttccaataatacttatgtcatccacatagacaactattattgcaaatacttttccacatcattttatgaaaataaaaggaCAAATTGATCATACCACATGCGTCTAGATTGTTTCAATCCATAGAGAAatttgttcaatttgatggagtggttttctcgagatccaaaattacgtgcctctggtatattgaacccttcagggagtttcatgtaaatgtcactattaagtgaaccatatgaataagatgtcattacaaccatcatgttcaaattaagcccttcatatgTTACAAGGCTAATGaattatcaaaaatcgattgaatccactacaggtgaatatgttttatcaaaatcaatcttaggtctttgtgaaaatcattgagcaataaatcaaactttatatcattcttttctttttcacaaaaactcatttatatcacattagtttcacaccttgacgtgttcggactacaggtccaaaagtgagttacttgtaaagtgagcttaattcttcttcaattgaatatatttattttggccaattctcacttagtctacaatatttaatagactttgactaacgatcctcgttatcattgataacttttagcgctatattgtatacaaagacattgtcaatattgactttatttggttatctcaatttcggttccattgcatttcatccatgacataatttatcgagatctctttatttcatatttcaagtacttgatttgttcttctggaactgaaaattaaattaggtcatTATGcttttagcattttcatatcctcacttgggtcatctttagtttcttttcttagtagaggacttttaacattggaaccgactttcatactacgcttcaggcgcagcaacaactcatttgcaatattatattatccaataggagaataatttatttcataaactttgcaaatgaataatattttgaacttttggttcatattgatttgtacgatgatcaagacaacaatttattttaaattattcatttgaacttcttgttcatgatttcagctgttcatttgaacttcttgttcatgatttcagctgcttattcccccctcttgggaaaattaatttatcaagtgataatcagcctactgggctgcaatcaagtatttgattatttgctcaaattatatcctcaaaattgagattcatattaattatatttttccaatattctttcatgactcgtcttaatgtattatattggagcaattggaatatacacaacacatccaaatattcacttagatgagaaatattagaataaattagggaggactaagatatagtatcttgttggcttaatgcgaataaatatcttaatatcatactttagatgtttcaaatatataatttagaattgatgatctcatgagtatcaaccatataattaactttagacgtctaaagaatggatcttcgggtccattttctttttatgaacatatattacatgatattcaatatcaattttaataatatatatgtgatactt
The Vicia villosa cultivar HV-30 ecotype Madison, WI linkage group LG6, Vvil1.0, whole genome shotgun sequence genome window above contains:
- the LOC131611062 gene encoding S-protein homolog 5-like: MLVVEATDFFINPKVTVIIQNDIDPHPIPLDLTVHCKSKDDDLGFHTLAFAGTYSFRFRPLVFPSWAFTIFFCSFTWKGSPYLHYLDIYDEAMDNCKICGWKINKNGGCRLYKGSYKDCQEWKSVQLMDGNSTSKM